The genomic interval TCGCGCCACTCCTCGAACTCATCGCGGTCGCCGACGTGAACCTCGAGCAAGCTCGCGAAGAGGGCATCCCTGGCGGTCTCGACGACGTCGCCGGTGACGCGCTCGTCGTACTCCTCGCGGTCGAACGCCATGGCCTTCGCGACCTCGCGGACGACCGTCTGGGCCGCGGGCCCGACGGCCTCGTAGCGCTCGCGTGCCGCGTCGGCCGATGCCGGCGAAACCATCCCAACCGTGTGCATACCGAACTAGTTCGCGGGCAACCAGTTACGCGTTACGTGTCC from Natrinema salifodinae carries:
- a CDS encoding DUF5809 family protein — encoded protein: MHTVGMVSPASADAARERYEAVGPAAQTVVREVAKAMAFDREEYDERVTGDVVETARDALFASLLEVHVGDRDEFEEWRESYDGEVTTVGHENVDRVAWHAGPTGQAVAATFQNEEDAAVATLRRQAFGRVYRELVDRS